DNA sequence from the Amycolatopsis sp. Hca4 genome:
GCCCTGCCCGGCGTCGTCGACGCGGCCGCCATCGGGGTCGAATCGGACCTCACCGAGCAGGAGCTCCTGGTCGTGCTGGCCACCGACCGCGCCCTCGACGGACCCGCCGTCCGCGACTGGTGCCGCACGCGCCTGCCGCGGCACGCCCAGCCGCGGTACGTGCGCATCGCGCGAGAGCTGCCGCGCAACGGGAGCGGCAAGGTCGTCAAGGCCCTCCTGCCCTCCACTGTGGACAAGTCCACATGGGACGCCGAGGCCCGGTCCGCTCAGTGAACCGCGCCGGACCGCCCGCCGGGCGCCGCTGCCTACGGTCGCCCTGACATCCCCGTTCCGCAGGAGGACACCGTTGCGCGTACTGGACCTCACCGACGAACTGGCCCGGCAGGGCGCCCGGCTGCTGGTCGGCCTCGGCGCCGACGTCGTGCGCGTCGACGACGACCTGACCGGGCCCGAACGCCTCCACTGGCACGCCGGGAAGAAGCTGGCGCAGGCTGACCTCGACGCGCTGGCCCAGGAGGCCGACGTCGTCCTGGAGAGCGGTCCGGTGGCGCAGCTGCGTGGCCTGCGCGCCGACGGGACGTCCCGGTGGCCGGACGCCGTCCACGTCGTCGTGACGCCGTTCGGGCTCACCGGCCCGCGCCGCGACTGGCTCGGCGGCGACCTCGTGCTCGCCTCAGCCGGCGGGATGACCTGGCTCGGCGGAAAGCCCGGCGGCCCGCCCGAACCGCCGCCGCGCGAGCAGGCCTGCCAGCTGGCCGGGGCGCACGGCGCGATCGCCGCCCTGCTGGGCGTGCTCTCCGGGACCGGGCAGCTGATCGACGTCTCAGCCCAGGAAGCGGTCGCCGCGACCCTGGAGACGGGCGCGCTCGCGTGGATCCACGCCGGCCGGGTACCGGTGCGCAACGGCGGGGTCTACGAGCATGTCGCGCACCGGATCTTCGAGGCCGCCGACGGGTACGTGGCCGGGGGCTACTCCGGCAGCGAGCGCATGTGGACCGGCCTTCGGGACTGGCTGGCCGAGGAGGGCGAGGCCGGGGATCTGCTGGACGAGCGGTTCGCCGACCAGGTGGTGCGCTGGGCCGAGCGGCCGCACGTCGACACAGTGATCACGCGGTTCGTCGCGAAGCGAACGGCGCGCGAGGTCGCCGAGCAGGGCCGCGCCCGCGCTCTGCCGTGGGCCGAAGTGACGCCGCCGGCGGAGCTGGCCGGCAACCCGCAGCTGCGCGACCGGCGGTTCTTCGTCTCGGTCGACGGCACCGAGGACGCCGGCTTCCCCTGGGACGCCCCCGGCCTGCCCCGGCCGGTGACGCTGTCCGCCCTCACCGAGGGGACCTGGACCAGCGCACCCGGCAGGCCGCGTCCTGCGAAGACCCGCCCGCTCGACGGCGTCCGGGTGCTGGACCTGACCTGGGTGCTGGCGGGGCCGTACGCGACCAAGATCCTCGCCGAGCACGGCGCCGACGTCGTCAAGGTCGAGTCGAAGCACCGGCACGACCCGACCCGGTTCTCGACATCCATGCGGCTGCGGCCGGGCGCCGGGCCCGACGACTCCGGCTACTTCCTGAACTTCAACCGCGGCAAGCGAAGCGTCGCGCTCAACCTGCGCACGCCCGAGGGGCAGGAAATCCTGCGCGAGCTGGCCGCCCGCTGCGACGTCGTCGTGGAGAACTTCAGCCCGGGCGTGCTGGCGAAGTGGGGCCTGGACCACGAGTCGCTGCGCTCGATCAACCCGCGCGCGATCCTGGTGTCGATGTCGGGTGTCGGGCACTCCGGGCCGTGGCGGACGGCCGTCACGTTCGCCGACACCCTGGCCGCGATGTCCGGGCTGTCCGCCGAAACGGCCGATCCGGGTGAACCACCAACGGGGTTGGCGTTCGGGCTGGGTGACATGGTCGCCGCCAACGCGGCCGTGCTCGGCGCCCTGGACCTGCTGGTTCGCGGCGAGGGCGGGCACGTCGACCTCTCGCAGCTGGAGGCGATGGCGGCCACGATGGGCCCGGCGGTGCTCGGCTCCCCGCGGTCCACGCCGCACGGCGTCTACCCGGCGGCCGGGGACGACCGGTGGGTGGCCATCGCCCCGCAGGACGAGACGCAATGGGCCGCGCTGCGGACCTTGGCGGGCTTGCCGCCGGAGGAGACCGACGCCCTCGCCGCCTGGACCCGGCCGCAGGACGCCGAGGCCCTCGCCGCCCGGCTGCAGGCCGCCGGGGTCGCCGCCGCCGTCGTCGCGACCGGCCGCGACCTCGTCCAGGACGAGCACCTGGCCGAACGCGGCTTCTACGAGCGCCTGGACCACCCGATCGCGGGCGCAGTGCTGCACGAGGGCATCGTCGCGCGCCTGACCGCGACGCCGGGCGCGCTCACCTCGCCCGCTCCCCTGCTGGGCCAGCACACCGAACCGGTCCTGCGGGAACTGCTGGGCTTCGACGACGACCGGCTGGCGGCCCTGCGCGCCGCCGGGATCACCGAATGAGAGGAACAGGCATGCCCGTCCTGA
Encoded proteins:
- a CDS encoding CoA transferase, which produces MRVLDLTDELARQGARLLVGLGADVVRVDDDLTGPERLHWHAGKKLAQADLDALAQEADVVLESGPVAQLRGLRADGTSRWPDAVHVVVTPFGLTGPRRDWLGGDLVLASAGGMTWLGGKPGGPPEPPPREQACQLAGAHGAIAALLGVLSGTGQLIDVSAQEAVAATLETGALAWIHAGRVPVRNGGVYEHVAHRIFEAADGYVAGGYSGSERMWTGLRDWLAEEGEAGDLLDERFADQVVRWAERPHVDTVITRFVAKRTAREVAEQGRARALPWAEVTPPAELAGNPQLRDRRFFVSVDGTEDAGFPWDAPGLPRPVTLSALTEGTWTSAPGRPRPAKTRPLDGVRVLDLTWVLAGPYATKILAEHGADVVKVESKHRHDPTRFSTSMRLRPGAGPDDSGYFLNFNRGKRSVALNLRTPEGQEILRELAARCDVVVENFSPGVLAKWGLDHESLRSINPRAILVSMSGVGHSGPWRTAVTFADTLAAMSGLSAETADPGEPPTGLAFGLGDMVAANAAVLGALDLLVRGEGGHVDLSQLEAMAATMGPAVLGSPRSTPHGVYPAAGDDRWVAIAPQDETQWAALRTLAGLPPEETDALAAWTRPQDAEALAARLQAAGVAAAVVATGRDLVQDEHLAERGFYERLDHPIAGAVLHEGIVARLTATPGALTSPAPLLGQHTEPVLRELLGFDDDRLAALRAAGITE